In Phragmites australis chromosome 17, lpPhrAust1.1, whole genome shotgun sequence, the following are encoded in one genomic region:
- the LOC133897161 gene encoding uncharacterized protein LOC133897161, which produces MALAASPPRRRLPCLLLVVLLALSAGLPRGGAVGLKVPFSPRDVLPILPRQVAWPVMNTLHSAVDLLPSFVAAVAPGAPSPAAWSGACFAENEAAIELTPGDRNGTDVGGAVLRLKTASAQSWTCMDLYVFATPYRITWDYYFAAREHTLEIKSWEEKAELEYVKQHGISVFLMPSGMLGTLLSMIDVLPLFSNTAWGQHSNLAFLEKHMGASFEKRSQPWVANIRKEGIQSGDFLALSKIRGRWGGFETLEKWVTGAFAGHTSVCLKDEKGDLWVAESGYENEKGEEVIAIVPWDEWWAMALKDDSNPQIALLPLHPDVRARFNESAAWDYARSMAGKPYGYHNMIFSWIDTIGDNYPPPLDANLVMAVMSMWTRLQPLYAANMWNEALNKRLGSEGLDLQGIIMETERRGMSFDQLLTIPEQDEWVYSDGKSTTCVAFILAMYKEAGIFVPFSESIQVTEFTIRDAYMLKIFEDNPAKLPSWCNTETDKLPFCQILGEYRMELPEYNTIEPYAKMNENCPSLPPTYKRPSRC; this is translated from the exons ATGGCGTTGGCGGCGTCCCCGCCGCGGAGGCGCCTCCcttgcctcctcctcgtcgtcctcctggCGCTGTCCGCCGGGCTGCCGCGGGGCGGGGCGGTGGGGCTGAAGGTGCCGTTCAGCCCCCGGGACGTGCTCCCGATCCTGCCGCGGCAGGTGGCGTGGCCCGTGATGAACACGCTCCACAGCGCCGTCGACCTGCTCCCGTCCTTCGTCGCCGCCGTGGCGCCCGGGGCGCCGTCTCCCGCCGCGTGGAGCGGCGCGTGCTTCGCTGAGAACGAGGCCGCGATCGAGCTCACCCCCGGCGATCGCAACGGGACCGATGTCGGCGGCGCCGTCCTCCGCCTCAAG ACTGCTTCAGCTCAAAGCTGGACATGCATGGATCTATATGTGTTTGCGACACCGTATAGGATAACATGGGATTATTATTTTGCTGCTCGGGAACACACTTTGGAGATTAAATCATGGGAAGAAAAGGCAGAACTAGAATAT GTGAAGCAGCATGGCATCTCTGTTTTTCTCATGCCATCTGGGATGCTCGGAACTTTGTTATCTATGATTGATGTCTTACCTTTGTTTTCAAACACTGCCTGGGGTCAACATTCCAACCTGGCCTTTCTAGAGAAGCATATGGGAGCTTCATTTGAGAAACGTTCCCAGCCTTGGGTTGCTAATATTAGAAAGGAGGGTATACAGTCTGGTGACTTTTTGGCTCTATCAAAGATCCGAGGTCGATGGGGTGGGTTTGAGACATTAGAGAAATGGGTGACTGGTGCATTTGCTGGGCATACTTCGGTTTGCTTAAAAGATGAGAAGGGAGATCTCTGGGTTGCAGAGTCAGGCTATGAAAATGAGAAG GGAGAAGAAGTTATTGCTATAGTTCCTTGGGATGAATGGTGGGCCATGGCACTCAAGGATGATTCAAATCCTCAGATAGCCCTTCTGCCATTACACCCTGATGTACGTGCCAGATTCAATGAAAGTGCTGCATGGGACTATGCCCGGAGCATGGCTGGAAAGCCTTATGGCTATCATAACATGATATTTAGCTGGATTGATACGATAGGAGATAATTATCCACCTCCTCTTGATGCTAACCTG GTAATGGCTGTTATGTCAATGTGGACTAGATTACAGCCACTTTATGCCGCAAACATGTGGAATGAGGCCCTTAACAAACGACTTGGTAGTGAG GGTTTGGACCTTCAGGGGATCATCATGGAGACTGAAAGACGCGGAATGTCTTTTGATCAGTTGCTCACCATACCTGAGCAAGACGAATGGGTATACAGTGATGGTAAATCAACCACCTGCGTTGCCTTCATTCTTGCAATGTACAAGGAGGCTGGAATATTTGTTCCTTTCTCAGAGTCGATTCAGGTCACGGAGTTCACT ATTCGGGACGCATATATGCTCAAGATTTTTGAAGATAACCCGGCCAAGCTTCCAAGCTGGTGCAACACGGAGACGGACAAGCTTCCCTTCTGCCAGATCCTCGGGGAGTACAGAATGGAGCTGCCGGAGTACAACACGATTGAACCGTATGCGAAAATGAACGAGAACTGCCCGTCCTTACCCCCAACATACAAGCGACCATCCCGCTGCTGA